Genomic window (Siphonobacter curvatus):
TGAGGTGCCTGGCTCGCTCTTCCTGCTTTTGACGCTCGAGACTTTCTTTTAGAGCCTGCTCTTTGGCCCAGAGCCGCTCGGCCTGATTTTCGCTTTTTAAGGCCCTGGCGTAAGCAAATTGTTCTTCCAGAGTACGCTGGTATTGAAAGAGCTCATCAAAGCTTTTTTCATTGGCGGCAATGAGCCGCGTTCTCTCAAAGCTGCCCTGAATCACGCCCTTCGTTTGTCGATGGTTGGTGAGCGGTGAGAGCGAGCCGGTGCGCTCGCCCGAAAGCTGCTGCTCCGGGCTGCGCTTTTCAAAGCGGCTGACCACCACGTGTACGTGCAGCTGGGCTCCGGGCTTTAGCTCGCCTTTCTGAGCCAGGCCCGCTTTGACGGCCTCATCTTCGTGCGTATAGCTCCTTTGGTGCTCGATCCGGGCATACCAAACCAGGTCCTTACTCTCCAGGCCCTTTTGAAAATTGGCGGCGTAGTTTTCCATTGCCTGGCGCGTGAAGGCTTTGAGCTTCTGCTCATCCGAAGCGATATGCGCGAGCTCTTTCTGACTCGGATCGAGCGTAAAGGTGTAGAAGCGGTCCTGCTCTTTTTTTAGGCCCTGCCGCTCGGCGTTGGCATCCATCCGCTCAACGACCTCCAGGCCGCGGATCTCATCCTGATCCCTTGAAAAAAAACCCCGCTGTTGCTCGAGAGTTAGGCCCTTGTCTTCTTTCTCGAGGTAGCTCACCAGGCGCCGGCAACTGCCCGCATTGGCCCCTTTGAGGGGACTTGAAAAGTTAGTGACCATGCTCGGTATACGTTTAGGGAAGACCTAGTTTTTCGGCGATGCGTTTCAGCCGCTCGTTCATCTTGCGCAGGTGGTGGACTTTACCCAGGCCCTTCTCTTCGTCATCAAAGGCGTAGAGCTTTTTGGTAATCAAAGCCAGCTCGTCTTTGATGGGACGCAGCTGCTCTTTTTCCTGCTGCCTGATAAAGCTAATCAGTCGCCGATCCAGGGCTTTGAT
Coding sequences:
- a CDS encoding DUF5712 family protein, which produces MVTNFSSPLKGANAGSCRRLVSYLEKEDKGLTLEQQRGFFSRDQDEIRGLEVVERMDANAERQGLKKEQDRFYTFTLDPSQKELAHIASDEQKLKAFTRQAMENYAANFQKGLESKDLVWYARIEHQRSYTHEDEAVKAGLAQKGELKPGAQLHVHVVVSRFEKRSPEQQLSGERTGSLSPLTNHRQTKGVIQGSFERTRLIAANEKSFDELFQYQRTLEEQFAYARALKSENQAERLWAKEQALKESLERQKQEERARHLNQAAQRSSAGPEQQASNGLSR
- a CDS encoding BfmA/BtgA family mobilization protein — protein: MAEEKVKHLTLSQAAFKDFERLATSYKLYHKALLEVMIHYFKVTGIDPREPLAGNPTDAIKALDRRLISFIRQQEKEQLRPIKDELALITKKLYAFDDEEKGLGKVHHLRKMNERLKRIAEKLGLP